The genomic region TCCAATATTTCTGAAGGATTTGAACGCGGGTCTGATAAGGAGTTAAATCAATTTCTGAATTATGCGAGAGGATCTGCCGCTGAAGTTAAAAGTCAGATATATATTGCGTCAGATTTGTACTATATAACCAGTAATGAGTTTAAAGAATTATACAACAAATGTACAGATATTTCCAGGTTAATAATGGGATTTATCAAGTATCTTAAAAAGACATAAGACTTACCGACTTACGACTTACGACTTACGACTTATATCTAAAAGGAGGTATATTAAAATGATGCGTTCATTATGGACAGCGGCCACAGGTATGGCTGGACAACAATTTAATCTCGACACTATTGCCAATAATCTGGCTAATGTTAATACCGCTGGATTTAAGAAGTCACGAGTAGATTTTGAAGACTTAATCTACGAAATCTTAAAATCACCGGGTACACCTATTGCTACTGGAAGCGTTCTTCCTACGGGCATCCAGGTAGGACACGGAGTATCTATTGCCGCCACTCAAAAAATCCATACACTTGGAAACCTTCAATCAACTCAAAATCCTTTGGATATCGCTATAGAAGGAGAAGGATTCTTTCAGTTACTTCTACCTGATGGGTCAACAGGTTATACGCGAGATGGTTCTTTTAAAATGGACCAGGAGGGTAAATTAGTTACTTCTAATGGATATATTTTACAACCAGAAATAGTTATCCCGCCTGGAACTACCCAAATTACCATTACTGAAGATGGGAATGTGTCAGTCATTATCGGAAATGATACAAAAACACCTCAGGAAGTAGGTAAAATTGAATTAGTTAGATTTGCCAGTCCACCTGGACTAAATCCTATCGGTAAGAATGTATTTAAAGATAGTGCCTCAAGTGGTGACCCGGTTACCGGGACAGCAGGCACTGAGGGATTTGGTGGAATTAAGCAAGGATTCATCGAATTGTCAAATGTAAATATAGTTGATGAGATGGTTAATATGATTATCGCCCAGCGAGCTTATGAACTTAATTCAAAAGCAATTCAAACCGGAGATGCAATGCTGGGCATCGTCGGCGGGTTGAAGAGATAAAAGAATAAAGGGATTCGGGACTCGGGAATAAAAGAATCCCCGTAACCGTTCAGGTGGTAATTTACCGCAGAGACGCAGAGGAACAGAGAAGATATAGAAATAAAATAAC from bacterium harbors:
- the flgG gene encoding flagellar basal-body rod protein FlgG, producing the protein MMRSLWTAATGMAGQQFNLDTIANNLANVNTAGFKKSRVDFEDLIYEILKSPGTPIATGSVLPTGIQVGHGVSIAATQKIHTLGNLQSTQNPLDIAIEGEGFFQLLLPDGSTGYTRDGSFKMDQEGKLVTSNGYILQPEIVIPPGTTQITITEDGNVSVIIGNDTKTPQEVGKIELVRFASPPGLNPIGKNVFKDSASSGDPVTGTAGTEGFGGIKQGFIELSNVNIVDEMVNMIIAQRAYELNSKAIQTGDAMLGIVGGLKR
- a CDS encoding four helix bundle protein, with translation MKFEKFEDIKAWQIARELVKDIYRITDNDRFSKDFGLKDQIRRAGISIMSNISEGFERGSDKELNQFLNYARGSAAEVKSQIYIASDLYYITSNEFKELYNKCTDISRLIMGFIKYLKKT